The stretch of DNA AGGACCACCAGGGATGAGGGAGCTGTCCAGGGAGCTAACCTCCTGACAGCTGGAACTCCTTACTGGGATTGGGATTTTCTGTTCAAAAATAATTTgactttcactttttttaaaccttACTTTCTTTAGTGATGATGGTGTCAACATTTCTGTCAGCCCTTTGGTTATGTTTAGATGCACTCCAATGCTCACTGTTTACAGCAAACATTTCACAAAACTTGgcacatgttgtgttgtttgtgccaGTCTAGTgacttaaaatatgaaaatctgactgaaaacatcATGTGGAGGTTGCATGTTTTCTTGTCAatacataaatgaataaataaacaatcaagtcaaaaaaacaaaccaccCTATGAACTACGTGAGCACGTTTGTGCACCCTAGTGGGCCCCATTAATAAGCAGCTAGTAAACGTGGTAACATTATGAGTCAtcatttatatatgtatactgTACAGTATGATCTCATCAGTATGAACTCATCATGACTCATGATATGTTCTGTTCCATTTTGTTCTTGTAATCACTAACCAGATGGACCCAGTGTAAAGTATCCCCTCTTTATGCCTGATTAAAAAAGGAACCAAAAGCAGGTTATTTCTTATGTGCATTAAAGGTCGTAGCCTCTCCACGccctatcaaaataaaaaaaaacccttacaTGGTAACAGTTCAGGCAGTATGAGgttaaagtataaaaaaaacactcatgaGCTCCCCCTTTGTAATTCATTCCTTCCTTTTATATAATAGTTAATAGGACACAGTGCTGACGCAAGCTGGGGAGTTGTGAACCAGTGTGTGGTGTTTAGTGCCTCAgactctgcgtgtgtgtgtgtatgactcaTTGTGTCACCTACTGTGATCAGGTTGGTAGGTCAACTGAACAACAATCTATTGTTGTGACAAATAATGAAATGAGAGTTGGGACTTCTTTGGTGGAGGTAGTCAGTACATTTATGGAGTTTCAAAACATACTACTTAAAATAAGCAATAATTACCAGAAGTGGTAATATCAGTAAACATGCACTTTATCAGCCTGTGCTTTGTTTGTTAATTAATCTAGCCTacattgtaatgtaatgtattatCTCAATGCTGCACAAATCattattttgatatgaagaaaGAAACAAATCATGTGGATCTGCAAACCTCCCCAATTCTCTTCAGCCCTGGGGGCAGCATTTTAGCCTTTTGGGGCTTTTTTTTAAGAATCCATGCTTTATATAGTATAGCTTTGTATAATGACAGAGACAATgactgctttgtttgtttttgctttggttCTAAAGTGGCCATTTAGGGAGACTTGCTCCAAAAGGACACTGATGGGTCCTCCATGCTGGCTTCATTTCTGGAGCCCAGTGGCTGCAACTTGATAGTTCATCACGTGTCTTTATTGCTTCTGCCTGATTAACCTGACTTTGTTTAATTTCTACATCACTTGGAACGTCTGATTGTTCGAGTCTATTGATCATTTGATGGTACAATCCTCAGCTGGCAGGTTAAAGCATGTTGTcaatttttctttctctcttttcaatTTTTAGGTgttattatttacatatttacaacAAACATTTGAACAGAAATGTTATGCAACCATCGATTACAATTAAGGTTAAATGATTACATTGACAGCGTTTGAGCTTTTGTTCTGTGCTTACAAATCAGTCCTTGCCAGCTCTTTATTCTTGTAAATGAACCAACACTCTCATAGTATTCATTCTCAGTTTGTGGTCTTGATAATAAACTGCCAAATCTAATGAAGCTTGTATGACACTGAACCCCTACCTGTTCACTTATTATAAGCCACTTTGGCTgaagtgaatgaaaaaaaaatacatgagaaGAAGCTGTGAAATAATAGGTTGTaaatgaaaaggaaaaacatgtgAGATAGAATGAGGAGTATGCATGCAATGAAGTGGGAGAAGGAATGAGTATCTAACGTCCGGAGTGGCTGTGGAGAGTGCTGAGGGGGTGGTGGAgtaggagggggaggagagctGAAGCTGGAGCTTGTGGTCTCAGCCTCCTTCTCAGAATTATCCCTTAATGACGCAAGCTCCTCCACACACATCCTGACAGCTGCTCCCTGCCTGGTTACAGCGCTCCTCAGCCTGCCCAATAACATTCATGTTCATTTCCGCTTTAATGCATGGCCTTTCCCCCACTGGGTTTACCAATGCAGCTACATTTAGCCTCATTAGTACATGTTCCCTTActaagttttttgttttcatctaaTCTATGCACTTGTGGGACCTTGGTCTCACACAATGTATCTTCCCTTTTAATGAAGATAAGCTGTGGAGAAAATTAAGCTATTAGTCTTTTTCCATTTATGTCAGTCCATTCTCTTCCTGAGTGACGACAGACAGAACAAAATACACCAGATGCCAAAGAGGTGGGTGAAGTGTCCACTCTGATTGCAGAAAAAAGCTACCTACCATTTTTATAATGGTTCTCTTGCTTTAAAGTACTGTAGCAATATAGTAATGACATAATTGCCTTTCCAGGAGCCTCTCAATTAAACATCTAAAGAGCTGTATGATGTGCAATGAGATTGAATTAGCAAAGTCTAGTAGGAAAATACTGATTTAACTGACCTTTAAAGAAAAGTTGTCCAGGATACTGCAAACCGACATAGAGACATAATCAAATTAAATGCCAAAACAGGTCCAGCAAGGTCGTATTCTTGTACATTTTCATGGAAAACATTCGACTGCCATTTTTGTTTGATTCCTCAAGATGttggaaacctttatttgagtTTTTACTGTATGCTGACTTGACGGAATAACACTACTAGAACAACTTCTGCCCATTCATGCTGCTAATCTCTCTCTTCTACCACATCCCAAAGGTGTTCTGTTGGATCCACATCTGGTGACAGGGGAGGTCACTTAAGTGCACTGTGCATGAGATAATTTCCTGCTCTGTGACATGTGGCGCATTAATATAATGGAAGCAGTCACTGTAGCAATATTGATTTAGCTGTGGCATTCAAACCTTAAAGGATTTTAAGGGAAACATCCCCAACACTATATTTTACCAGCTTGTACCCACTGTCTCAGATTTCTGTTCTTGGCCCCACCTCAAGGTTAGATATGTAATGAGTCTGTGTCTACATTTCTGCACATTACAGTTttaacaaatgttttttgagtTACTGTAGGGCCTATCTAACACCAGCAATCAAGTCAAAACAACCATGTTCTAATGTTTGGACACATTGAGAGAAAATTACAgaaatattgattgattgttttatGATCACTAATTTGTATTGTAAAGGTAAATACCATCATCAAGTGTTTGACGTGTTTTTACACAGAGAGGTGAAACGTCATGAGAGTAAAACAAGTAAGCTGTCTCATCATCATACCCCATGCAAAAAATACTTCAGAGAAGGTTAAATTCTCGTTGCCCTATCACACTCACCACAATAAAGCCTATCAAGTTACTAAGTTCTACAGACATAAGGGGATTTCCATGCTGGTATTATTAGTAACAAACCCATTCATCTGCCCTCCAGAGACTGGCTTTCACTAAAGTTTTGGGGACATTCCAGAATGTCCTTATCTATTTCTTCACAGTCCCATTCATGAAATATGAGTTGCTTGCCTAAGGGCAGAGACATGGGGACTATGAACTAGAGATATTGTGGCGATTTTCCATCATTACTTTGATCATTTTATGACTTTatataattaaatttaaaagaaTTAACTGCAAGAGTCTGGTTGGAGTTAACAATCCCATCACAGCCACTCATTTTATAGAAATCATTTTCTGAGTCAgtacattgtgtttttatcttacTAACTACTATCATTTTTACTAGACATTTATATTTATGGTTTCATATTAgttttcattatttaaaaaaaacgccACGGCATCCACCTAAAATTATTTAAACAAGAGATACGCCTTTAAGAAGACCCGGAAGTGCTTTCTAACCCGGACGTACATCTGCTCAATGTGACCTAGCTTGGCTAAACAGAATTGCTGTAGTGCTATAATATTGTCTTCTGGAAGTAATTAAGTGCGTGCATAATGTTTCTCACCACCGTAAACTGTGAGTATTTGTTCAATAAATCAAAAATATTTCGAAGAACTAATAACGAGTCGATGCAGAGCTGTCCTAAACGTAAAGCATCCGGTCAGTTAGCCTTAAGTTAGCTCACATGACGTTCTTGGTGCAATTCTGCACTCCCATGCTGAATGTGTCTGCCTGTTTATTCCAACTACACATTTTAAATGGTCGCTATGTGGTTAACGATCCTTAGTTATTATTTTCACGCCACGTTTCCAGTATCTTTGCTATGTTTTATCAATTATCGTTAGATTTAGCTTCTGTTTAGCTTATTAGCGTAAGCTAACCACTGATTTTTCTCAAAGTAACTAATATTTGAAAACCCCAGATGTGGTTTAAACGGGGTTACAGCTGTGCTGAATGCAGGAAATGCTGCTCTATTCAGgtgtatgatttaaaaaaacttgCTTCTCATGCAGCGCCTCTTATTCATAGGTCAAAACATAGATGGTAGCCGACTGTACATCAAGGACCTGTTATATATCACTATATATCTATAATGTTAAAGTAATATTATATGAATGTAATTTCCTTCTGCTCTTTTTCAGTGGCTAAGGCTAAATCCAAGTAAGTAAAGAAAGTGGATATATCACATTTAACAGTGGTGGGTCACTGTAAATTTACTGGCTTTGTCTTCTATCAGAACTCTCTTGGTGCAGATGGTGAGTGCTGCAGGGACAGGATACTGCTTCAACACAAAGAGGAACCGTCTAAGAGAAAAACTGGTGCTGCGCAAGCATGATCCTTTGGGTAAGATGTGACTGATCAGCAGTTTTAAGAACTATGATCTACAGAATCAAGAATGCTGGAGTAAATAAGTGGGATAGATAATGTCTTTCTCCTGTGTAGTTGATATGCAGTCCTAAATTAACTTTGTAGACAGGTAGAAAAAGAAAATTGAACTGTACTGCCCATTGTACTGCACAGATGGCTTAATCAGAACCTGAAGTGATTAGTAAAGGCCCAAACTTTATTACATACCACAGCTTGTGttgtattttcatgtttttattgttttcatagTTACTTTTTTGCTGTAGTTTAGGATGGAGCTACTCACTGTGTGGTAGATTTTGTGTAATATTTTCACCTGATGTTAACAACTTTCTCTGACTTCCatcttctttgttttatcttTTCAGTGAACAAGCATGTCCTATTTTTTGAGAAGAGGAAGATCAGATCAATTTAACATTGCACCAGAATGTATGGACAGCATAAACCTGTTGAGGTTTAAATGGACAGTTTTTATTGTCATGGATTATACAGCACTGACTGGCTCACTGGTGTGTTTTCAGAGGATGTCTTCTTGGATTAGTACTGAGCTTTAACAAAGACTTGGTTACTAACACTTTGAACAACAAACTACCATTTGTATGTAAAAGCCATAGTAATTTTGGTGACTACTGCAGCTGTTCTCATCTAAAGCTATTCATTCAATGAAAATGTAGTGACTATATATGGTATACATCATCTATTCAgtcaaaatgaaaatgtatatacagtatttaaaacaggaaaatgtaCTCGAACCATCTGTGACATGATTTATTAAATGATGTCAGTTATTATATTATACAAGTGTTACTGTATAATAACTGACATGTACGTCACTGGTTTATAATAATTTCCTTAAGTTAATTTCATGAGACACAGTGCACTGTTTGTATCAATAAGACCTGACCTTGTCCAGACTTGGTCCACTGGGAGCCACTTCAGCTCTTAGAAGAGTTCATCTGGTAGATCCTGTTTGGTGGGATATGACGTCTGCGTCCCGGCGGCCTGCACACTCACGCCTGCCACCTGATTGGCTCTGCGGGCCATCTCCTCTAGAGGCATTGTGGAATAATTAGCCATGTAAAATGCCAGCGCTCCAATAAAGCTGTCTCCAGCACCCTGCAACAAAACAATATTACATCAATgcattattttgtcattttgtaaTTCCATTGTCTCATCTCTGCCCAGGAGGGCCTTGGGAATGTGTGGAGAAACAGGACTGATGTCGATGCTTTGCTGTTATAAAATTCTTCTTGATGCGTATAGGAGAGAAAATGTAAACACTATATTCAGTAAGCTATCAACAGTAGGGGGTGCTGTGGCATTTGTCTGCCATCTATCTTGGTAGGAACTGGGTTGTTGCAGGCTATGAAAGTGCACCTCAGTCAGTCGAAACATCTGTATTAAGGGCAATAATCATTTACACATTCTAAAATTTGAATACCCTGATTAAACATCCTAAATGATATGTAATATGTCTGAAAACATTGAGTTCAAGTGCAGTTTTATTAGTTTGAATTCTGTAATCTGCAAATGGTTCTTAATCAACAAACTTATGTGTTGTTTGCTGAAACAGtttaataatttttaaaaaatgaagagaaagaataaatacacacacaaaaaaacacaaatccacTTGGTTCCCTAAAAGCTATTTAAAGTCAGCTGAATAGCACAACAGTCAACAGCTCTGATTTTGGCTATCACCAAAGTCACAtaaatcctttttttctctcctcatcaATTGATAAAGATGGAATGTGTTGTTTACGCCCTGAAGGGGGCTGGTTGAGACAGGATGCCAAGGGAGGGGGGATGTGTGGGGCAAGAGGGGGGGTTTGCTGATGGGAAAAGGCACAATGGTATGTGGCGACACGCTCATGTTTAACCACAAATGGCCCCCCTGACGCTTGTTCTCACAAACCCGCTCCATTACTCATCACCTCGGCTCTCAAAGAGTTCATTGCACACTCGCTTCTGATCACCTCTGTAAtcctcctccctcaccctcCAACCTCAAAGTAACCTTTTTGTCAGGCTGATGGTTGTTGGTTGTGTGGAGATGATTCAGTGGCATtgggcaaaaaacaaaaagccagtCAGAAGGCTGAGAAAGATGATGACAGATAGGGCATTGAAAACTTGGCAAAAAGGCACATGGTTATTCCACCTAACCCGGCTTTCTTTAAACAAGCATTCTTTGTTAAGCTGTATGCAAtgaaaatttttttttaatgatttgacATTTTGAAAAGGCCCCTCCCCCATTCTTGTGCTCACCACTGGTCTAACTCCTGGACTGCAGAGATGCTGGAA from Parambassis ranga chromosome 22, fParRan2.1, whole genome shotgun sequence encodes:
- the mrpl33 gene encoding large ribosomal subunit protein bL33m; its protein translation is MFLTTVNLAKAKSKTLLVQMVSAAGTGYCFNTKRNRLREKLVLRKHDPLVNKHVLFFEKRKIRSI